A genomic stretch from Chloroflexota bacterium includes:
- a CDS encoding MFS transporter yields the protein MRRFFSSWAWLLALFSIAGFIETMFWGQMSGFTPLYLPKLGVAPEQVPTWTGAIAALSGAIGIPFLPLWGALADRYARQPIIVRSFVAHLIAGVLAILARNIWVFVLARAAMSFALGNSGLMMTTLTERAPRERQGLSFAIMNSAAPLGAFVGPLLGGPIVDKWGFPALIGVNTVLMAVVILALSLGYRDSFRGTDRGPLFQMAVDSVRIIGQSSRLRVLFIALFILFAGWMIAFTYVPLAITALYSGDDPGTAIGIVLGAGGLVTLILSPVVGSLADRFGHWRVLIIGAAASVALWPLPALTPNLVLFTIAWAALNGVMSGVFAISFSVLSDSATTEVRGRVMSFAYLPVNVGSMIGPAIGSVATQISVFAVFPVAAVLTALGVGMLAVARRR from the coding sequence ATGAGGCGCTTCTTCTCGTCATGGGCCTGGTTGTTGGCCCTCTTCTCAATCGCCGGTTTTATCGAAACAATGTTTTGGGGACAGATGAGCGGGTTCACGCCGCTCTACTTGCCCAAACTCGGCGTCGCGCCTGAACAGGTTCCAACCTGGACAGGCGCGATTGCGGCGCTGTCGGGCGCGATAGGCATTCCGTTTTTGCCGCTGTGGGGCGCGCTCGCCGATCGTTATGCGCGACAGCCCATCATCGTCCGCTCGTTTGTTGCTCACTTGATCGCCGGCGTGCTGGCTATCCTGGCTCGCAACATCTGGGTGTTTGTGCTGGCGCGGGCGGCGATGAGTTTTGCGCTCGGCAACAGCGGTCTGATGATGACGACCCTCACCGAGCGCGCGCCTCGCGAGCGCCAGGGTCTGTCGTTTGCCATCATGAACAGCGCCGCGCCGCTTGGCGCATTCGTCGGCCCGCTCCTCGGCGGCCCTATCGTAGACAAATGGGGCTTCCCGGCCCTCATCGGCGTCAACACCGTCCTCATGGCCGTCGTCATTCTGGCCTTGTCACTCGGCTATCGCGACTCGTTTCGCGGCACTGATCGTGGCCCGCTCTTTCAAATGGCCGTCGACTCGGTTCGCATCATCGGACAGTCATCGCGTCTGCGAGTCTTGTTCATCGCCCTCTTCATCCTGTTCGCAGGTTGGATGATCGCCTTCACCTACGTTCCTCTGGCTATCACTGCGTTATATTCGGGAGACGATCCAGGCACGGCCATTGGCATTGTCCTCGGCGCGGGCGGGTTGGTGACTCTGATCCTCAGCCCGGTGGTTGGATCGTTGGCTGACCGCTTCGGCCACTGGCGAGTGTTGATCATCGGGGCCGCCGCCTCGGTTGCCCTGTGGCCGCTTCCGGCCCTGACCCCCAATCTCGTCCTCTTCACCATTGCCTGGGCCGCCCTCAACGGTGTGATGTCGGGCGTGTTTGCCATCTCGTTCAGCGTCCTCTCGGACTCGGCCACTACTGAGGTGCGCGGGCGGGTGATGTCGTTCGCTTATTTGCCGGTCAATGTTGGCTCGATGATCGGCCCGGCCATTGGCAGTGTGGCGACTCAGATCAGCGTGTTCGCCGTCTTTCCGGTGGCGGCAGTGTTGACAGCCCTGGGCGTTGGAATGTTGGCTGTCGCCCGGCGGCGATAA
- a CDS encoding tyrosine--tRNA ligase, translated as MTLSLDQQLALLMQGTEYGDENLAKAMEAELRAKLAEGRPLKVYCGYDPRTADLHLGHTITMRKLRQFQELGHEVSFLIGSYTSLVGDPSDKDKTRPVMTIEDVNRNSETYADQAARILDMSKTRLVHNGQWLADLKLIDLIKLGQSFTLQQFLDRENFAKRFEKGEPIFLHETFYALMQGYDAVAQHTDVQVGGTDQLFNIITAGRKLQEAFGQKPQVGIIMGILPGTDGVVKMSKSLGNHIPLNSTPEDMYGKVMSVPDVAMSKFFRLTTRWTPDKVAEVEAGLKAGAHPRDVKMILAWEITSSFYGDAAADAAQEHFRTVFQRGGLPDEMPVVKLEGTPKLVELLVVSNLVKSKNEARRLIEQGGVKLDGQTVNDVNALASEGILQVGKRAFVKVSR; from the coding sequence ATGACTCTCTCTCTCGACCAACAACTCGCCCTCCTGATGCAGGGCACCGAATACGGCGACGAAAACCTGGCGAAGGCCATGGAGGCCGAACTGCGGGCCAAGCTGGCCGAAGGCCGCCCGCTGAAAGTGTACTGCGGCTACGACCCGCGCACCGCCGACCTGCACCTGGGCCACACCATCACCATGCGTAAACTGCGCCAGTTCCAGGAACTCGGCCATGAGGTGAGTTTCCTCATCGGCTCGTACACCTCGCTCGTGGGCGACCCGTCCGACAAGGACAAGACGCGCCCGGTGATGACGATTGAGGACGTGAACCGCAACTCGGAGACTTACGCCGACCAGGCCGCCCGCATCCTCGACATGTCCAAGACCAGGCTTGTGCATAACGGCCAGTGGCTGGCCGACTTGAAATTGATTGACCTGATCAAGCTCGGCCAGAGCTTCACCCTCCAGCAATTTTTGGATCGCGAGAATTTTGCCAAGCGGTTTGAGAAGGGCGAGCCGATCTTTTTGCACGAGACATTTTATGCGCTGATGCAGGGCTACGACGCTGTGGCCCAACACACCGACGTTCAGGTGGGCGGCACGGATCAACTGTTCAACATCATCACCGCCGGGCGCAAACTGCAAGAGGCCTTTGGGCAGAAGCCGCAGGTGGGCATCATCATGGGTATCCTGCCCGGCACCGACGGCGTGGTGAAGATGTCCAAGAGCCTGGGCAACCACATCCCGCTCAACTCCACGCCCGAAGATATGTACGGCAAGGTGATGAGCGTGCCGGACGTAGCGATGAGCAAGTTCTTCCGTCTGACCACACGCTGGACGCCGGACAAGGTGGCCGAAGTGGAAGCCGGCCTCAAGGCTGGCGCGCACCCGCGCGATGTGAAGATGATCCTGGCCTGGGAGATCACGTCGTCATTCTACGGCGATGCCGCCGCCGACGCGGCTCAGGAACACTTCCGCACCGTGTTTCAAAGAGGCGGCCTGCCCGACGAAATGCCGGTTGTCAAACTGGAAGGGACGCCGAAGTTAGTGGAGTTATTGGTTGTTAGTAATTTGGTGAAGAGCAAGAATGAGGCGCGGCGGTTGATCGAGCAGGGCGGGGTGAAGCTCGACGGCCAGACCGTGAACGATGTCAATGCGCTGGCAAGCGAGGGTATTCTGCAAGTAGGCAAACGCGCCTTTGTGAAAGTCTCGCGCTGA